One window of Phycodurus eques isolate BA_2022a chromosome 8, UOR_Pequ_1.1, whole genome shotgun sequence genomic DNA carries:
- the htr2b gene encoding 5-hydroxytryptamine receptor 2B, with translation MSQSDVAPLAVNGSLSEASGVQLKWAALLIVMVIIPTIGGNILVILAVSTERKLQNATNYFLMSLAVADLLVGLLVMPIALVTVLYNSGWPLPDFICPIWLFLDVLFSTASIMHLCAISLDRYIAIKKPIQHSQYKSRAKAMAKIALVWLISICIAIPIPIKGLQNYQPRNNITFNSNHTCLLKTDTFREFIMFGSMAAFFVPLIIMMVIYLLTVHVLRKKVYLLRSKVIQRFSYLAVSTVFQREHPGTANQVDQFHVLDRRFPRMQENPNVGTENPPRVDEIPFRRMSTMGKKSMQTLTNEQRASKVLGIVFLLFVVMWCPFFITNVTSVLCTSCDVNIIARLMEIFVWVGYVSSGINPLVYTLFNKTFREAFTRYITCNYKTCTSHQLDRNPKASNTDRTRTRISFRSSMAENSKLFMKRGMRNGIGVVSYQSPLRCQPPAQSSSGVALDTMRFPDNYDAKQEEHVSRV, from the exons ATGTCCCAGTCAGATGTGGCTCCACTGGCGGTTAACGGCTCACTATCAGAAGCCTCTGGGGTTCAGCTGAAGTGGGCTGCCCTGCTTATTGTTATGGTCATCATTCCCACCATTGGCGGAAACATCTTGGTCATCCTCGCTGTGTCAACTGAGAGGAAACTGCAGAATGCCACCAACTACTTCCTGATGTCCCTTGCTGTGGCTGATTTACTGGTGGGACTCCTGGTGATGCCAATTGCCCTGGTCACTGTTCTCTACA ATTCTGGGTGGCCCCTTCCAGACTTCATCTGTCCTATTTGGCTCTTTCTGGATGTGCTGTTTTCAACTGCATCCATCATGCACCTGTGCGCCATCTCACTGGATCGCTACATTGCCATCAAGAAACCCATACAGCACAGCCAGTACAAATCCAGAGCCAAGGCCATGGCCAAGATAGCACTGGTGTGGCTTATATCCATTT GTATAGCAATCCCTATTCCAATCAAGGGGCTCCAGAACTACCAACCCAGAAACAACATCACCTTCAACAGTAACCACACATGCTTGCTTAAAACGGACACCTTCCGTGAATTCATCATGTTTGGGTCCATGGCAGCATTCTTTGTTCCATTGATCATAATGATGGTGATCTACCTTCTTACTGTCCACGTGCTGCGCAAAAAGGTTTATTTACTCAGGTCAAAGGTGATTCAGCGCTTCAGCTACCTGGCAGTGTCCACAGTATTCCAAAGGGAACATCCTGGGACTGCTAATCAAGTTGACCAGTTTCATGTGCTGGACAGAAGATTTCCAAGGATGCAAGAAAACCCCAATGTAGGCACAGAAAACCCTCCTCGCGTTGATGAAATCCCCTTTCGCAGAATGTCCACCATGGGGAAGAAGTCAATGCAGACTCTAACCAACGAGCAGCGTGCCTCAAAGGTGCTAGGCATAGTCTTCCTCCTTTTTGTGGTCATGTGGTGCCCCTTCTTCATCACTAATGTCACCTCTGTGCTATGTACCAGCTGTGATGTCAACATCATCGCTCGACTGATGGAGATCTTTGTGTGGGTGGGCTACGTGTCATCTGGGATTAACCCGCTGGTTTACACGCTCTTCAACAAGACGTTCAGGGAGGCATTCACACGCTACATTACCTGTAATTATAAGACCTGCACAAGTCATCAGCTGGACAGAAATCCAAAGGCATCAAACACAGATCGGACTCGTACAAGAATTTCATTCAGATCTTCTATGGCCGAAAACTCCAAACTCTTCATGAAGAGGGGTATGAGGAATGGCATTGGGGTAGTGAGCTACCAAAGTCCACTGAGATGCCAACCACCTGCCCAGTCATCTAGCGGTGTTGCGTTAGATACAATGCGCTTTCCTGACAACTACGACGCCAAGCAGGAAGAACATGTAAGCCGTGTATGA
- the LOC133406477 gene encoding uncharacterized protein LOC133406477, with protein sequence MSEEGDFEKTLASIGGKERIYLVSDAGESKDASQSDADVLREFIGDLFGDRRPISSVAAGGQSLVCAKSDDKPLPGKPDDLDSGARQSGAHRTVTQQVSSSSRRRTIDCPAIVFLFRQTFISSEVCLKEVLKDVQARTKRASGAVPALIGLVRITAGERDGESRWCEQRLETLLHKVFPQHPADTIWVGSFVPGTPSGVLDIKKNVCKVIACAQTADITRDSGNPLLWPFQCLFRPHRGGSRGAANSPPTSKQRGDSGSIEESIPLKNNSMSAGPNEESVGADA encoded by the exons ATGTCGGAGGAGGGCGACTTTGAGAAGACGCTCGCCTCGATTGGAGGCAAAGAGAGGATCTATTTGGTGAGCGATGCGGGCGAAAGTAAGGACGCGAGCCAGAGCGACGCCGACGTGCTGCGGGAGTTCATCGGCGATTTGTTCGGCGACCGTCGGCCCATTTCCAGTGTCGCTGCGGGCGGTCAGAGCCTCGTCTGCGCTAAAAGTGACGATAAACCTCTACCGGGGAAGCCGGACGATTTGGACTCAGGAGCCCGCCAGAGTGGCGCTCACAGGACAGTGACCCAGCAGGTGAGCAGCTCCAGCCGCCGGAGGACCATCGACTGCCCCGCCATCGTGTTCCTCTTCAGGCAGACTTTCATCAGCAGCGAAGTGTGCTTGAAGGAGGTCCTCAAGGACGTCCAGGCGCGCACCAAACGAGCCAGCGGCGCCGTGCCGGCCTTGATCGGATTAGTGCGCATCACCGCCGGGGAGCGCGACGGTGAGAGCCGCTGGTGCGAGCAGCGCCTGGAGACGCTCCTCCACAAGGTGTTCCCGCAACATCCAGCGGACACTATATGGGTGGGCTCGTTCGTGCCCGGCACGCCGAGCGGCGTGCTCGACATCAAGAAGAACGTCTGCAAGGTCATAGCGTGTGCCCAAACAGCAG ATATCACCAGGGATAGCGGGAACCCGCTTTTGTGGCCATTCCAGTGTTTGTTCAGGCCTCATCGAGGAGGATCCAGAGGAGCAGCCAACAGTCCTCCAACCAGCAAGCAAAGAG gTGACTCTGGAAGCATAGAGGAGAGCATCCCTTTGAAAAACAATTCCATGTCCGCTGGGCCTAACGAGGAATCAGTTGGAGCAGACGCCTGA